One Thermus sp. CCB_US3_UF1 DNA window includes the following coding sequences:
- the pheT gene encoding phenylalanine--tRNA ligase subunit beta: MRVPFSWLKAYLPELESPEVLEERLAGLGFETDRMERVFALPEGVVFARVLEATPIPGTALKRLVLDAGRVVEVVSGAENARAGIGVALALPGTEVGGVRIGERVLQGVRSFGMALSPKELGVGEYGGGLLEFPPGELPPGTPLAEAWPEEMVLDLEVTPNRPDALGLLGLAYDLHALGYALELPQVALATEEVPLPFGLQVEDPVGAPRFTLAYAFGLRVGPSPLWLQHRLFAAGMRPISNVVDVTNYAMLELAQPMHAFDLRFLGEGIRVRRARPGERLRTLDGVERELHPEDLVIAGYRGEESFPLGLAGVMGGAESEVREDTEAIALEVALFDPVSIRKTARRHGLRTEASHRFERGVDPLGQIPAQRRALALLQALAGARVASRILEAGTPKPPEPIPFRPEYANRLLGTAYPEGEQLALLRRLGCRVEGEGPYRVTPPSRRVDLRLEEDLVEEVARLMGYETIPLALPAFFPAPDNRGVEGPYRAERRLRELLAGMGFQEVYTYSFSDPKEAEVFRLPPPPLRLHNPLSPERAALRTHLFPGLLKVLKENLALDRPERALLFEVGRVYGVREGRVEEKTHLAGLLFGEGLGLPHGEKLGGFPLLKGLLETLAARLGLKLRVEAHPYPFLHPGISGKVWLEGGEVGFLGQLHPEVGRALELPPVWLFELSLPLPEKAFRFQDPSRYPLALRDLAVVVPEEVPYGAVEAVVRQAAGPYLESLRLFDLYQGPPLQEGQKSLAFHLRFRHPAGTLTDEEVDAFLEGVVSALRARGWSIRG; this comes from the coding sequence TACCTGCCCGAGCTGGAAAGCCCCGAGGTGCTGGAAGAACGCCTGGCGGGCTTGGGGTTTGAAACGGACCGCATGGAACGGGTCTTCGCCCTCCCCGAGGGAGTGGTCTTCGCCCGGGTCCTCGAGGCCACCCCCATCCCCGGCACCGCCCTCAAGCGCCTGGTCCTGGACGCGGGGAGGGTGGTGGAGGTGGTCTCGGGGGCGGAAAACGCCCGGGCCGGGATCGGGGTGGCCCTGGCCCTCCCGGGGACCGAGGTAGGGGGGGTTCGCATTGGGGAACGGGTCCTCCAGGGGGTGCGCTCCTTCGGCATGGCCCTCTCCCCCAAGGAGCTCGGGGTGGGGGAGTACGGCGGGGGGCTTTTGGAGTTCCCCCCTGGGGAGCTTCCCCCCGGCACCCCCCTGGCCGAGGCCTGGCCCGAGGAGATGGTGCTGGACCTGGAGGTCACCCCCAACCGCCCCGACGCCCTGGGCCTCTTGGGCCTGGCCTACGATCTCCACGCCCTGGGCTACGCCCTGGAGCTTCCCCAGGTGGCCCTGGCCACCGAGGAGGTACCCCTGCCCTTCGGCCTCCAGGTGGAGGACCCCGTGGGGGCCCCCCGCTTCACCCTGGCCTACGCCTTTGGCCTCCGGGTGGGGCCGAGCCCCCTCTGGCTCCAGCACCGCCTCTTCGCCGCGGGGATGCGCCCCATCAGCAACGTGGTGGACGTGACCAACTACGCCATGCTGGAACTGGCCCAGCCCATGCACGCCTTTGACCTGCGCTTCCTGGGGGAGGGCATCCGGGTGCGGCGGGCCAGGCCCGGAGAACGCCTCCGCACCCTGGACGGGGTGGAACGGGAACTCCACCCCGAGGACCTGGTCATCGCGGGGTACCGGGGGGAGGAGAGCTTCCCCTTGGGCCTTGCCGGGGTCATGGGCGGGGCAGAAAGCGAGGTGCGGGAGGATACCGAGGCCATCGCCCTGGAGGTGGCCCTTTTTGACCCGGTCTCCATCCGCAAGACCGCCCGGCGGCACGGCCTGCGCACCGAGGCCAGCCACCGCTTTGAGCGGGGGGTGGACCCCTTGGGGCAGATTCCCGCCCAGAGGCGGGCCCTGGCCCTCCTCCAGGCCCTGGCCGGGGCCCGGGTGGCCTCGAGGATCCTGGAGGCCGGAACCCCCAAGCCCCCCGAGCCCATCCCCTTCCGCCCCGAGTACGCCAACCGCCTCCTGGGCACCGCCTACCCCGAGGGGGAGCAGCTCGCCCTCCTCCGGCGCCTGGGCTGCCGGGTGGAGGGGGAGGGCCCCTACCGGGTCACTCCGCCAAGCCGCCGCGTGGACCTCCGGCTGGAGGAGGACCTGGTGGAGGAGGTGGCCCGGCTCATGGGCTACGAGACCATCCCCCTGGCCCTTCCCGCCTTCTTCCCCGCCCCCGACAACCGGGGGGTGGAAGGCCCCTACCGGGCGGAACGCCGCCTGCGGGAGCTCCTGGCCGGGATGGGCTTCCAGGAGGTCTACACCTACAGCTTCAGCGACCCCAAGGAGGCCGAGGTCTTCCGCCTGCCCCCGCCCCCCTTGCGCCTGCACAACCCCTTGAGCCCGGAGAGGGCCGCCCTAAGGACCCACCTCTTCCCCGGCCTCCTCAAGGTTCTGAAGGAGAACCTGGCCCTGGACCGGCCCGAGCGGGCCCTTCTCTTTGAGGTGGGCCGGGTCTACGGGGTGAGGGAGGGCCGGGTGGAGGAGAAGACCCACCTGGCGGGCCTTCTCTTCGGCGAGGGCCTGGGCCTGCCCCACGGGGAGAAGCTTGGGGGGTTTCCCCTTCTCAAGGGGCTTCTGGAGACCTTGGCCGCCCGGCTGGGCCTAAAGCTCCGGGTGGAGGCCCACCCCTACCCCTTCCTCCACCCCGGGATCTCGGGGAAGGTGTGGCTAGAGGGGGGGGAGGTGGGCTTCCTGGGCCAGCTCCACCCCGAGGTGGGCCGGGCCCTGGAGCTTCCCCCGGTCTGGCTCTTTGAGCTCAGCCTGCCCCTGCCGGAAAAGGCCTTCCGCTTCCAAGACCCGTCCCGCTACCCCCTGGCCCTGCGGGACCTGGCGGTGGTGGTGCCGGAGGAGGTGCCTTACGGGGCCGTGGAGGCGGTGGTCCGCCAGGCCGCGGGGCCCTACCTGGAAAGCCTCCGCCTCTTTGACCTTTACCAAGGCCCCCCCCTCCAGGAAGGGCAGAAAAGCCTGGCCTTCCACCTGCGCTTCCGCCACCCCGCGGGCACCCTCACGGACGAGGAGGTGGACGCCTTCCTGGAAGGGGTGGTTTCGGCCCTGCGGGCCCGGGGCTGGAGCATCCGGGGGTAG
- the rsmI gene encoding 16S rRNA (cytidine(1402)-2'-O)-methyltransferase produces the protein MRLVLVPTPIGNLEDITLRALRALREAEVVACEDTRRTGLLLRHYGIPTPTLRLDQHTLGRAKELLAPYAHVAYATDAGTPGISDPGAELVRMALEWGWRVEALPGPTALIPALVASGLPTHRFTFEGFLPKGGKERRERLWALAREGRTAVLYESPHRLRKTLEDLREVYGPRHPVAVARELSKVHEEVFRGSLEEALAHFGEPRGEFVLVLGPKEAPLPEGQGLAQALRAQGLRGKALFRALLERGVPRNEAYRLSLASSETMEEE, from the coding sequence GTGCGCCTGGTCCTGGTCCCCACCCCCATCGGCAACCTGGAGGACATCACCCTGCGGGCCCTAAGGGCCCTAAGGGAGGCGGAGGTGGTGGCCTGCGAGGACACGCGGCGCACCGGGCTTCTCCTCCGCCACTACGGCATCCCCACGCCCACCCTGCGCCTGGACCAGCACACCCTGGGCCGGGCCAAGGAGCTCCTGGCCCCGTACGCCCACGTGGCCTACGCCACCGACGCCGGTACCCCGGGGATCTCCGATCCCGGGGCGGAGCTGGTCCGTATGGCCTTAGAATGGGGCTGGCGGGTGGAAGCGCTTCCCGGCCCCACGGCCCTCATCCCCGCCCTGGTGGCCTCGGGCCTGCCCACCCACCGCTTCACCTTTGAGGGCTTCCTGCCCAAGGGGGGAAAGGAGCGCCGGGAGCGGCTTTGGGCCCTGGCGCGGGAAGGGAGGACGGCGGTGCTCTACGAAAGCCCCCACCGCCTGCGCAAGACCCTGGAGGACCTGCGGGAGGTGTACGGGCCCCGCCACCCCGTGGCCGTGGCCCGGGAGCTCTCCAAGGTGCACGAGGAGGTCTTCCGGGGGAGTCTGGAGGAGGCCCTGGCCCACTTTGGCGAGCCCAGGGGGGAGTTCGTCCTGGTCCTGGGACCCAAGGAGGCCCCCCTCCCCGAGGGCCAGGGGCTGGCCCAGGCCCTAAGGGCCCAGGGGCTTAGGGGCAAGGCCCTCTTCCGGGCCCTCCTGGAGCGGGGGGTACCCCGGAACGAGGCCTACCGGCTTTCTTTGGCGTCTTCAGAAACCATGGAGGAGGAATGA
- a CDS encoding inorganic diphosphatase, protein MANLKSLPVGKGAPEVVHMVIEVPRGSGNKYEYDPELGVIKLDRVLPGAQFYPGDYGFIPSTLAEDGDPLDGLVLSTYPLLPGVVVEVRVVGLLLMEDEKGGDAKVIGVVAEDQRLDHIQDIADVPEGVKQEIQHFFETYKALEAKKGKWVKVTGWRDRQAALEEVRACIARYGA, encoded by the coding sequence ATGGCGAACCTGAAGAGCCTTCCCGTGGGCAAAGGCGCGCCGGAAGTGGTCCACATGGTCATCGAGGTCCCCCGGGGTTCCGGGAACAAGTACGAGTACGACCCCGAGCTGGGGGTGATCAAGCTGGACCGGGTTCTCCCCGGAGCCCAGTTCTACCCCGGGGACTATGGCTTCATCCCCTCCACCCTGGCCGAGGACGGGGACCCCCTGGACGGCCTTGTCCTCTCCACCTACCCCCTCCTGCCCGGGGTGGTGGTGGAGGTGCGGGTGGTGGGCCTCCTCCTCATGGAGGACGAGAAGGGGGGAGATGCCAAGGTGATCGGGGTGGTGGCCGAGGACCAGCGCTTAGACCACATCCAAGACATCGCCGACGTGCCCGAGGGGGTAAAGCAGGAGATCCAGCACTTCTTTGAGACCTACAAGGCCCTCGAGGCCAAGAAGGGGAAGTGGGTCAAGGTGACGGGCTGGCGCGACCGGCAGGCCGCCTTGGAAGAGGTCCGGGCCTGCATCGCCCGCTACGGGGCCTGA
- a CDS encoding glycerophosphodiester phosphodiesterase, with the protein MPLRLGHRGAPKRARENTLESFRKALEAGLDGFELDVHLTRDGVLVVFHDFALGGVPLASLTRRELPAYVPTLEEVLEAFPGAWINVELKSLPPETDGREEALAGLLARYPSERIWVSSFDPLALVRLRRLGVGPLGLLYQRPEAEALAPCLGVEWLHPEASLLTEERVKALKGRYRILAWTVNARPRAEALAAWGVDALVSDLPEVLV; encoded by the coding sequence GTGCCCCTGCGCTTAGGCCACCGCGGCGCCCCCAAGAGGGCGCGGGAGAATACCCTGGAATCCTTTAGGAAAGCCTTGGAGGCGGGCCTGGACGGGTTTGAACTGGACGTGCACCTCACCCGGGATGGGGTCCTGGTGGTGTTCCACGATTTTGCCCTGGGGGGGGTTCCCTTGGCCTCCCTCACCCGTAGGGAGCTTCCCGCCTACGTGCCCACCCTGGAGGAGGTGCTCGAGGCCTTTCCCGGGGCTTGGATCAACGTGGAGCTCAAGAGCCTGCCCCCGGAGACGGATGGCCGGGAGGAGGCCTTGGCCGGGCTCCTTGCCCGTTATCCCTCGGAGCGGATCTGGGTGAGCTCCTTTGACCCCCTGGCCCTGGTGCGGCTGAGGCGGCTGGGGGTGGGCCCCTTGGGCCTCCTCTACCAGCGCCCGGAGGCCGAGGCCCTGGCCCCCTGCCTGGGGGTGGAGTGGCTGCACCCCGAGGCCTCCTTGCTCACCGAGGAGCGGGTGAAGGCCCTCAAGGGGAGGTACCGCATCCTGGCCTGGACGGTGAACGCGCGCCCGAGGGCCGAGGCCCTGGCGGCTTGGGGGGTGGACGCTTTGGTGAGCGATCTTCCGGAGGTCCTCGTATAA
- the pfkA gene encoding 6-phosphofructokinase: MKRIGVFTSGGDAPGMNAAIRAVVRQAYALGLEVMGIRRGYAGMIHGEMLPLGVRDVANILQRGGTILLTARSQEFLTEEGRAKAAERLRAAGIEGLVAIGGDGTFRGAMRLAEEHRIPVVGVPGTIDNDLFGTDYTIGFDTAVNTALEAIDRIRDTAASHERVFLIEVMGRDSGFIALDVGLAGGAEVIALPEEPVDPKAIAEGLLESQRRGKTSSIVVVAEGAYPGGAAGLLAAIREHVRVEARVTVLGHIQRGGSPTAKDRILASRLGAAAVEALAAGASGVMVGEVEGEVEFTPLKEAVERRKDIRRSLLGLSRVLAL; encoded by the coding sequence ATGAAGCGCATAGGGGTTTTCACCAGCGGCGGCGACGCGCCGGGCATGAACGCCGCCATCCGGGCGGTGGTGCGCCAGGCCTACGCCTTGGGCCTCGAGGTCATGGGCATCCGCCGGGGCTACGCCGGCATGATCCACGGGGAGATGCTTCCCTTGGGGGTGCGGGACGTGGCCAACATCCTGCAGCGGGGGGGCACCATCCTCCTCACCGCCAGGAGCCAGGAGTTTTTGACGGAGGAGGGGCGGGCCAAGGCGGCGGAGAGGCTGAGGGCGGCGGGGATTGAGGGCCTGGTGGCCATCGGGGGCGACGGCACCTTCCGCGGGGCCATGCGCCTGGCCGAGGAGCACCGGATTCCCGTGGTGGGGGTGCCGGGCACCATTGACAACGACCTTTTCGGCACCGACTACACCATCGGCTTTGACACCGCGGTGAACACGGCCCTGGAGGCCATTGACCGCATCCGCGACACCGCCGCAAGCCACGAGCGGGTCTTCCTCATTGAGGTCATGGGGCGGGACTCGGGCTTCATCGCCCTGGACGTGGGCCTGGCGGGAGGGGCCGAGGTGATCGCCCTCCCTGAGGAGCCCGTGGACCCCAAGGCCATCGCCGAGGGGCTCCTGGAGTCCCAGCGCCGGGGCAAGACCAGCTCCATCGTGGTGGTGGCGGAAGGGGCTTACCCCGGGGGGGCGGCGGGGCTTTTGGCCGCTATCCGGGAGCACGTGCGGGTGGAGGCCCGGGTCACGGTCCTGGGCCACATCCAGCGGGGGGGAAGCCCCACGGCCAAGGACCGGATCCTGGCCAGCCGCCTGGGGGCGGCGGCGGTGGAGGCCCTGGCCGCGGGGGCGAGCGGGGTCATGGTGGGGGAGGTGGAGGGGGAGGTGGAGTTCACCCCCCTGAAGGAGGCGGTGGAGCGCCGCAAGGACATCCGCCGCTCCCTTTTGGGCCTATCGCGGGTTCTGGCCCTCTAG